A single window of Nocardia sp. NBC_01327 DNA harbors:
- a CDS encoding beta-ketoacyl synthase, which translates to MTVLEFDGIPFDPLGAPQARQTADSVATAASSPDANPAPVSGTASAAAPISPVGTDSPQQSSSVAGVAPASDPAAVSGADPTGAVAPVNRASLSAGAVPAVPAVHRIDPIAEIRAGVVAAHRSALSAQIALQRGIWRQALLRQGAGDTLAADASPVAVVPAAAVAPEGAFKALARTDRVWLDRAALEQLVHGEFGAVFGAGYHRAGVESVARLAATTALVLTEVSRIDLYGGGGNGFITAQFESDPRAAALQAAEVFALYTGMPLCISGSALTGGVSESAAGSTTGTVELVIESLDLVPRPHLVATASFGPGIAPVGVTVTVVEPQGADVGPGSAAGALLLNEFHMAHLARGDQSIAMGPEFAEYTGIRATRLPTGGLLLVDRVREFDGARGNLDGATYITEYDSPADSWYYADTANDSMPHFVYMETSLQAALLMGYYAGPTLTQPGVTLSLRNLGGTATVLRQVDLRNATIEQTSRLLSTTILPGSSLQTFDYTLSVDGEPFYRGETMFGYFSDEALGNQTGLDAGRFVPTWLAGQPGVQPRVIDVAARRADPAAMACSHDRLALIDRVEVVDGGGNYGAGYLRSLRAIDDSDWFFTRHFYLDPVIPGSLGVESVIHAVQEWMLDAGFAEGMADPVFRIPQDLAFSWRYRGQFLPSDGSVELEAHIKSVRRGPHGVTVVVDGSLWKPGLRIYELVDLAVELADRKARP; encoded by the coding sequence ATGACAGTGCTCGAATTCGACGGCATTCCCTTCGACCCCCTGGGCGCACCGCAGGCCCGGCAAACAGCGGATTCCGTTGCTACGGCGGCGAGTTCACCTGATGCGAATCCCGCTCCAGTGTCGGGCACCGCCTCGGCAGCGGCTCCGATCTCACCGGTAGGTACCGATTCGCCCCAGCAGTCGTCCTCGGTCGCGGGTGTTGCGCCTGCGTCCGATCCGGCCGCAGTGAGCGGCGCGGACCCTACGGGCGCTGTCGCTCCGGTGAACCGCGCTTCTCTGTCGGCAGGCGCGGTTCCCGCGGTGCCCGCAGTTCATCGAATCGATCCCATCGCGGAGATTCGGGCGGGTGTGGTTGCCGCGCATCGTTCCGCGCTGTCCGCGCAGATCGCACTGCAGCGGGGGATTTGGCGACAGGCCCTGCTGCGGCAGGGCGCGGGCGATACTCTTGCGGCGGACGCTTCGCCGGTGGCGGTGGTCCCTGCGGCCGCTGTCGCGCCGGAGGGTGCGTTCAAGGCGCTGGCCCGCACCGATCGGGTGTGGCTGGATCGGGCGGCGCTCGAGCAGCTGGTCCATGGTGAGTTCGGCGCCGTGTTCGGTGCCGGGTATCACCGGGCCGGCGTCGAGTCGGTGGCTCGTCTTGCGGCCACCACCGCCCTGGTGCTGACCGAGGTCAGCCGGATCGATCTGTACGGCGGCGGCGGAAACGGTTTTATCACCGCGCAATTCGAGAGTGACCCGCGTGCGGCCGCGCTCCAGGCGGCAGAGGTGTTCGCGCTGTACACCGGGATGCCGCTGTGCATTTCGGGTAGTGCTCTCACCGGCGGTGTTTCGGAATCCGCCGCCGGAAGTACCACCGGCACGGTCGAACTCGTCATCGAGAGCCTCGACCTGGTGCCGCGACCGCATCTGGTGGCGACAGCCTCGTTCGGGCCGGGCATCGCGCCGGTCGGCGTGACGGTCACGGTCGTCGAACCGCAGGGTGCCGACGTCGGCCCCGGCAGTGCGGCGGGCGCCCTGCTGCTCAACGAGTTCCATATGGCGCACCTGGCGCGCGGCGATCAGAGCATTGCCATGGGCCCGGAATTCGCCGAATACACCGGCATCCGGGCGACCCGGCTTCCCACCGGCGGGCTGCTGCTGGTGGACCGGGTACGCGAGTTCGACGGTGCGCGCGGCAATCTCGACGGCGCCACGTATATCACCGAATACGATTCACCTGCCGACTCCTGGTACTACGCCGATACCGCGAACGACTCCATGCCGCACTTCGTCTACATGGAGACCTCGCTGCAGGCCGCGCTGCTCATGGGCTATTACGCCGGGCCCACGCTCACCCAGCCCGGTGTGACCCTGAGCCTGCGGAATCTGGGCGGCACCGCGACGGTGCTGCGCCAGGTGGATCTGCGTAATGCCACCATCGAGCAGACCTCGCGATTGCTCTCGACCACGATCCTGCCCGGATCCTCGCTGCAGACCTTCGATTACACGCTGAGCGTGGACGGTGAGCCGTTCTACCGGGGCGAAACCATGTTCGGCTACTTCAGCGATGAAGCCCTGGGCAACCAGACCGGCTTGGACGCCGGGCGTTTCGTGCCGACCTGGCTGGCCGGTCAGCCGGGCGTGCAGCCGCGCGTCATCGATGTGGCTGCTCGGCGGGCGGATCCGGCCGCAATGGCGTGCTCGCACGACAGGTTAGCCCTCATCGACCGCGTCGAGGTCGTCGACGGCGGCGGCAATTACGGTGCGGGCTACCTGCGTTCGCTGCGCGCCATCGACGACTCCGACTGGTTCTTCACCCGGCACTTCTACCTGGACCCGGTGATTCCGGGCTCGCTCGGTGTCGAGTCGGTCATCCACGCCGTCCAGGAGTGGATGCTGGACGCCGGATTCGCCGAGGGCATGGCCGATCCGGTGTTCCGGATTCCGCAGGACCTCGCGTTCAGCTGGCGCTATCGCGGTCAGTTCCTGCCCAGCGACGGCAGCGTGGAACTCGAGGCGCACATCAAATCGGTGCGGCGCGGACCGCACGGGGTGACCGTCGTCGTGGACGGCTCGCTGTGGAAGCCCGGACTGCGCATCTACGAACTCGTGGATCTGGCAGTCGAACTCGCCGATCGAAAGGCGCGCCCATGA